The DNA sequence GGTGTTCTGGCCGTTCTTGCAGGCCTCCACATTCACCACCTCGTAGTTGTTCTTCCTCTTGCAGCAGTGGGTGGGCCAGGGGTAGTCTGTACCAAACTTCTCCCTGAAGGTGGAGTTGTACTCTATCCAGTCCACTGGGCCATCCGTTCCACAACACTCCACCtgaaataggagaggagaggatgttgtAGAAACAATACATGGGTGAGGAATATTCTTCACTCAAACAGGAATAGTTTAGTTAGTCAGTGGACAAACTGATGTTGTGACAGACTGAACTCACTTCACTCAAACTGAGCGAGCTACTGTATAAGTATTTGTAGAATGTGCAGCTCTACATTCTTTATCCTAGCTACATCAACATAGCCTGCAGAggttgtttctgtctctgtgcaGCAAACTGATCCCATCCCTTGTCTTTCACACACTATGGGGCTGTCCAAACCGGTTCACCCAGCAGAGACACATCGGGACTCTGGCAtcgatgatggagagagagggacatgctatgtcatgtcatagctgacaacTCATCTGCTACTcccaaggatgtgtgtgtgtgtgtgtgtgtgtgtgtgtgtgtgtgtgtgtgtgtgtgtgtgtgtgtgtgtgtgtgcgtgcgtgcatgcctgcatgcgcatgtgtgtgtgtgtgttagtggaatGTGATACCTTTCCCTAACAGATACTCCACACAATAACATAGGTTTAGTCGGTCTTCGTGCTAGTCATCTGTTTGGAATGTGTGGTGTGGCTCTGATTAGTCAGATTATCCTGACAGATTCCTTTGATTTGGTGACCAGTCACCTCTTTCATCACTTTGTTCCATGTCAGTGTGATCCGACTGCCAGAGTCACCATCGGCAGCATAGTACTTCAGCATCTGCTTCTTCACCAGATTACTGTTTCCAACCAGCTACAAACAGCACATAGCAGAGGatgagagaaaacaggagaataCGTTTCAAAGTGGAGTTTCTAGAATGGTGCTGTTCAAGCAATGTGAAGATCTGAAGGTATCTCAAGGTGCCCATTTCCCAAGTACTCACATAGTCTCTGTGGGTGACTGCAGTGATACACGAGGCACACTCAAATATGTAGATGATCAACATCAGGATCAGATACTGTCAAAATTCCAAAATAAATATTATCCTTTCCTTGAAAAGAACAACAGGGAAAGAGATATAGACATATCATATATTCCACTTGAATTATATATTTTGAATCAGTGTTCAGATGAACAAATGAAGAACTTCAGTGACCAAAGAGATTGTGATGAATTTAGTATCAAAGTCTTACTGTTAGCATTAAGGCACGGCTCTTCTTCGCAGCAGCCAAGATACCAAAGACACACATGCAGAAGAAGGCAAAGCCTGTGAAAATGGCAATCCAGGCCCCGGCAAAGATGTCATCTTTCCCCGACACACCAGATATAGGGTAGAGCTTGAATTGATCTACTGCAACCCAGATGGCTagagcacaaagggcaagacCTGCTGCCTATAATAAGGTAATAACATGTATATTAAAAGCTGTTATAACAAATTGTAAACATTATTATAACAGGATCCTACATTACAATTGAAAGTGTCAATAACCCGTACAGTGTAGTGCTGAAAAGGACCAgaaatgtaatgtactgtagtaaACTTCTGGATTTTAATGTTAAGGACAACACCATAGATCTACACACCATTTGTCTACTATATGATTACATATGATTAAACAAATACTTTCAAAATACAGCTACTATAGGAATCAAATCAAGTGCAACTCTTACAGCTCCAAATATATTCCCCAGGATGAGAATGACCATAAGACAGGTGAATCCCTTTCCATCAGCCATGGTAGCAGTCCTTCTGTCAGCTCCTTCTAAACCCACTGCTCCTgagcagagaagaagaagacagtgAAGAAATAACAGACCCAAGTACAAGTGTTCCTAACAGATCCAAGAGAATGTAGGGTCTGGCTGAATGTAATGTATTGTTGACATGGGAATGTGTCCAGGGAGGGGCTTGATCTTATTCATACTAGCAGCAACAGAAGTGGTCCAACCAGTTAGGCTCAGCAAGAGATTGCATTGTGGTCCTTTTGAATGGCAACACTGAGATATTGACTACAAAatatgacaaaataaaggaattCATGATAAACCTAGACTACATCTGGCCCAGACAGAAAGTAAGCAGTTCTGCATGAAGCCTCAGTCTACCCCTAGGCTGTATAATGTTACACCTATAGCAACTGGTATTTAACCATTCGTGACCTTTTTAGGTTACAGCAGTCTCTTAAATTAGCAGGTTTAAAGACTGTTACAGTTAGAGCAATCATCACATCATCTATTTTTTCACACAACAAACATTACCTCCCCTGCAGTGATGTCAGGCCCTGAGCATCTTTTTCTGTTGACCAAACAGCTGTCGTTCTGTTGTGCCTGCTGTGCTCAGCACCTGTCTCAGCTTGCTGTTAAATGTAGTCTACTTCCATGATGTCACGGGGCATGTCTGCACATGTCTTGATCCCAAGttcctaaaaaaataaataatacaaatcttTGTACAGTATGTTTACATGCAACTTCATTGTTttgtatgtgtgtactgtatattgaCTTATTGGAGTGTTTCCAACATTGAATTTATTGTCAACAGGCCTATTTGACATAGCTCAATAATACACTATTCCAGTGGATTGAGTGGCGTTACTATtagtcctctggcagtctatatgggggtgccacagggttcaattctcaggccgactcttttctctgtatatatcaatgatgttgctcttgctgcgggcgattccctgatctaactctacgcagacgacaccattctgtatacttctggcccttccttggacactgtgctatctaacctccaaacgagcttcaatgccatacaacactccttccgtggcctccaactgctcttaaccactagtaaaaccaaatgcatgcttttcaaccgttcgctgcctgcaccagcatgcccgactagcatcaccaccctggatggtgccgacctagaatatgtggacatctataagtacctaggtgtctggctagactgtaaactctccttccagactcatatcaaacatctaaaatcaaatctagagtcggctttctattcctcaacaaagcctccttcactcacgccgccaaacttaccctagtaaaactgactatcctaccgatcctcgacttcggcgatgtcatctacaaaatagcttccaatactctactcagccaactggatgcagtttatcacagtgccatccattttgttactaaagcaccttataccacccaccactgcaatctgtatgctctagtcggctggtcctcgctacatattcgtcaccagaaccactggctccaggtcatctacaagtccatgctacaagtcaaagctccgccttatctcagttcactggtcacgatggcaacacccacccgtagcatgcgctccagcaggtgtatctcactgaccatccctaaagccaacacctcatttggccgcctttccttccagttctctgctgcctgtgactggaacgaattgcaaaaatcgctgaagttggagacttttatctccctcaccaactttaaacatctgctatctgggtagctaaccgatcgctgcagctgtacatagtccatcggtaaatagcccacccaatttacctacctcatccccatactgtttttatttatttacttttctgctcttttgcacaccagtatctctacctgcacatgaccatttgataatttcactccagtgttaatctgctaaattgtaattattcgcctacctcctcatgccttttgcacacaatgtatatagacttttttctttttctactgtgttattgacttgtttattgtttactccatgtgtaactctgtgttgttgtctgttcacactgctatgctttatcttggccaggtcgcagttgtaaatgagaacttgttcacaactagccgacctggttaaataaaggtgaaataaaataaaattaaaaaaatagtgGGTTGAAATGAAAAGCAATGAGGACATCTGCTGGGGAGAAGTGCCATTGCTCTTCTTAACTGTTCACACTCAAACAGGATACAGGACAATTTTATTAGGTAGTAGGCTACATTGTTGAGAATGGTGTATCTCATGAATGGATCATTAAAAACCTCTAGAAAGTCATTTCATTGCACACATGTCATAATAAGGATTTTGTTTGGCTCTACATTACATTTGGCCTATGAAGGAAATCGTAGGGTATTATCTTAAACGTACAGTAAAATAAGTGGCATTTGTAATTGTATTGTAATAATTATGATCTGAATATCAAACAACAAATTGAATCTTGTTTCATACCAAGTAATATTcttgtcatgtttttttttcatgtttcATATCAAGTAATATTCATGTCATAAAAGAAGCCAGTTCTTGTGTTTTCCAATAAGTCACCAGTTTGTCTCTCTGTATTCACACACCGTAGTCTTGCTAACAGCAGCCTCTCTAGCTCGTTGTGTTGTCCCGTGGGTCGTGGCCAGCCAAACTACACACACCTTGCTCCAcctgaaaaaaaatctatatcCTGGAAGCAGGTTCTGTGGTTTATTTACAATGCAGCATGTGACTGACTTGGTCAACATTGAAGTGAATGGGGTTCAGATGTTTTTCCTAAAGAATTTACCACATCGGCAATCCTCCAGAAGACAAGGATTACTCAATACAAAAGGAAAAAACACTGTAGTGATATTAGCCTTAAAATCAAGTCTGCATATAATTTTCTTTTATCTCTGCAAGGTAAGTAGTCTGTCATTATTTATGCTTAAGtattctccatcctccatccaacTAAATCAGTATCTCTTTACGTTACAGTAGACGGGATAAAGTGCTGTAATGTAAAATGCAACCCTCAAATCTGATTATTTCTTACTCCATAGTGTTATGtagtaggtagtgtagtgtaagcACACAGTTAGGCAACACATTGACAGGATACACTTCCAAACTCCATTCCCCCAGGAGGCAGCAGGTGCTGTCAATGAAGGTGATAGTCAGTTCAGTAGGTGTCAGGAATGGAACATAAAGTTAGATGCCAACCGCCACAAAAGtattgttggtggtggtggtaatgctaGATTAAAAAACATGAGCTTTCGCACACCCAGAAAAAaagtttgtgtggaggtgctgactaatggcgaataaactataaactatcaaaataaagaaagtcacACACAAATTGCTgtgagtttatatatggagtgtgcaaatacccattaaattactgggagtttatgtATGGAGTGTGCGAcattctttattttgatagtttatgttggtggtgatgcaaccgccgttaaacctcattgaagaagaagaagaatatgaAGAAGGTGATCGTCAGTCAGTATCCCAGCTAGCAAGCCATAAAGGATGTGGGTTTTGTTTGGTGGCCATGAGGCCTTTCATTTCTTTTTGGCCTTTAGTTTGGGCATGCCTTTGGTATTTTTCCTTTTGGTACATATTTATGTTTAGTCACcaactgaaaaaatatataatacgcTTGGACTGGCTGACCAAGAGGTCAAGAgcctaggacccctagacagagAGAGTGCAACAATATTCGTAGGCTAGTTATTGGTTTTGTAACAAGAGCATTTTGTACAATATCAAGTCTTAGGAACACATAATTGTGACAAATAACTTTATACTCATTTGTTTTTTCACAGGGAGATCATGATGACTGGGAAACTGAGTGAAGAAATGGTGGAACTGCTGCTTGCACCATGGCGTTCGTCTCCACGGGCGACGGGACTGGAGGGCAGGCTGGTGGCGGCGTTGGAACTGTATGACCACTTCCCTTTAGATGTGGCTGTTACTGGGGGAACCCAGGAGGCCAACACTCAATTGGCCAGAGCACTGTGTGGGTTaggaaatgaggaggaggaggaagaggaggaggaagaggaggagaaaagtgAGGATGAGGAagctagtgatgatgatgatgaaattGAGATTTCGGGGACTCTGACTAAAATgtttgagagagaaggaaaaggacAGGTTAAGGAAAGTGAGCAGGACGACAACAAGAGAGATGACCCTCCCACTGAGAACCAACCGATCGTCCTGCACCCCAAATCACCAATGATCCTGCACCCTAAAATCCCCAACATTCGGATTTGGACAATTCCAAGCCTCGATGGCCAAAACCACCCTATTGAACACTTCGATGTGTTGGTGGTCCTCACCTCAGTGCAGCACCAGGACAACCTCCCAGGGCCTATCATGGAGCTCCGCGACAGGGACCAACCGCTGTTCTTAGTCAGAGCTGAACAGGAGTGGGACCTGGTCCAGGAGAAGCTCACAGGACCCTGTAAGACCTGTGcctgggagagaatgaga is a window from the Oncorhynchus tshawytscha isolate Ot180627B linkage group LG03, Otsh_v2.0, whole genome shotgun sequence genome containing:
- the LOC112244350 gene encoding uroplakin-1a-like, whose amino-acid sequence is MADGKGFTCLMVILILGNIFGAAAGLALCALAIWVAVDQFKLYPISGVSGKDDIFAGAWIAIFTGFAFFCMCVFGILAAAKKSRALMLTYLILMLIIYIFECASCITAVTHRDYLVGNSNLVKKQMLKYYAADGDSGSRITLTWNKVMKEVECCGTDGPVDWIEYNSTFREKFGTDYPWPTHCCKRKNNYEVVNVEACKNGQNTTMFTKGCFNHIVSVFSRYTWAISWYGFAVLMFMFWLLILAMVYYLML